CCCGGCTCGGCATAGGAACAGCGTCCAGCTAATGAGGCGGAACATACCAAATCAACATATTGACTTTTTTGTGCGTGATAACGAAAACCTGAACCACAAGCGCAAAAGACCAAGCCCCGAAGGATATTTTTAAATTCAGCAGCCTTCCGCCCTGCAAGTTTTGGATCTTGACGCTGACTTAGCTTTGCACCAATCCTATGGAAGTCTGATTCACTGATTACGGCGGGATAGTAATTTTTAATCTCTTTTTTAATCTGAACTGGCTTTCCTAAATCGTCCCATTCCATAGCGATGAATGAGCCATAGATTGCAGGTTGGCGAAGAACCTTACCTATCATGCTTTCGGTGTATTTTTTTGAAAAATTTAGCTTGTTAAGTTCTTGAGCGGTAGTTCTTGCACCCATTTCAAAACAAAGTTCTGTCGCTCGCTTGACGGCCTCTGCGTGCTCGTTCAACACAAATTCGCCATCAACATAGCTAATCCAGAAGGGACACCGCTTCGTGATTATCTGGCCGTTTTCACCCTTCAATAAGTTTCGGGCTTTGGCGTCTGAGATACGCTCTGACTTGTTACGGCTTTCATCGTTTGCCCTTTCCAGAATGTTCTGAATCAGGCTTATGTCAACGCTGCTATCTCGCTTCCGGCGAGAGTAGAGGCGGTTATCAAACAGGGTGTAAATTGCACAATCGGCTTGGATGATTGAGATTATTAGTTCAAGGGCGTCATAACCACCCATCCGGCTGATTCGGTCGAAGGATTCGACCAGCAGCAAGGCGTTGGGTAGGATCTCTTTGGCCTTGATCCGCTCCACGAACCGGGCCAACTGGCCGGATTTCAGATTCTTGCCCTTGAAGGCAGAAACGCCCAAATCCTCGTAGTGCTCGACCTGCCGAGCTTGTGGGTATTGGTCAAAAAACCGTTTGAGCTGGTCAAGCTGCCGCATCTCGCCAAACCCCAGCTTTTGGGCCTTGGATGAAAAACGGATGTAGCTATATACGTTGATGGTTTCGTCGCCCTGGAACACCTCCGCAAAGGCTCTGGGCAAGGGGTTTGCGCTGGTCATGGATGCTCTCAACCCTTCAAGGATACTGGATGCTACCATTTTCTACTAAAAACACTGGTCATTGCATTCATCGGGGTACGGATTTCATGGCTCATGGTTGCCAGGAAAGTGCTCTTGGTCTGGCTGGCCTGTTCGGCATCGTCCTTGGCCTGGCGCAACTGTTCGAGCAGGCCGCGGCTCAAGGCCAGTTGGGCTTGCAGGGCGTGCTGGGCTTCGGTGCGCTGGTGGATCAGTTTGCGCAGGTAGCTGTTCCAGAAAACCACCCCGGTCAGCAACAGGGCCGACAGCACCAGTACTTGCAGCGCCAGGGTGCGGTAGTCGCGCCAGGGGCTGTCGCTGACCAGTGTGCTGGTGCGCCAGCGGTTGATCAGTTGGTCCAGTTCTTCTGGAGGGATGCTCAGCAGCGCCTTGTCGAGAATGGCCTGCAGTTGCGGTTGGTCCGGGGCTACGGCGAATGCCGCGATGGCCGGGCTGTCGTCCAGCACACTGGCGATACGCAGCCGGTCCTTGAATACATGGTTGATGTAGTAGGTGGCGTTGATGTGGTTGCTCAATGCAACGTCGGCGGCGCCATTGGCCACCGCCTCCATGAGCCCGAGGGGGTTGTCCACTTCCACCATTTTGGCGTGCGGGTAGCGGCGCACGAGTTCTGCCTGCTGCGGCGAGCCGCGAACCAAGGCTACGCGCTGGCCGTCGAGGGCTTTGGCCTGCGCCGATGATGTTGCATCGTTACGGGTGACCAACACCCGTGGGCTGACCAGGTAGGGGCGGGTAAAACGCAATTGCTTGGCGCGTTCTGCGCCGTAGCCCAGAGCGCCGATCATCTGCGCGTCACCACGTGCCAGGCGGTCGACCATCACCTGCGCCGACTGGCTCTCGATGGGCTTGAAATGCAACCCCGTGCGCAGGGATATCTGCTTGAGCAGTTCCAGCGTGATGCCGCTGGTGCGGTGCTGTGTGTCGTTGAAGGTCAGCGGCGCGAGTGAGGTGTTGATCAGCACCTTGACGGTGGGGTTGCGGGCTATCCAGTCCTCTTCTTCAGCGGTCAGCGCCGTCAGGTGGCGCTCCAGCAGCAGGCTGGTGTTACCGCTGGTCCAGCGGCGTAGGATGGTCAGGCGCTCGCTTTCGGTGATTCTGGCCAAGGCCTTGTCGACCAGGCCCAGCAAGCGTTGGTTGTCGTTGGCCAGGGCAAACGCAAAGATACCGGGCGCCACCTTGCAGAAATGGTCGATCTTCACCGTGCCCTGGTAGCTCTTGCCGATCAGAAAGTCGGTGCTGATGGCATCGCCCAGGTAGGCGTCGGCCTCGCCCAGCTCGACGGCGGCAAGGCCTGCCAGGGTTGAGCGGTACAGGCTCAATTGCGCCTTGGGGTAGAGCGCGCGCACGGTATTGGCGGGCAGGTAATGATCGACCATGGCCAGGCGCAGGCCGTTCAGGTCTGGGGTGGCTTTCAGCGAGCGGCCTTCGCGGGTGACGATGACCGGCAAGTCGTCGGCGTAGGGCTCGCTGAGGCCTAGCTGGGCGTCGGCCGCCTCGAAGCCGTTGGAGCTGCCCAATAGGTCAATGTGGCCGTCCCGCAGTGCCGCAATGGCTTCGTGGCGGTTGTCGAACCGCCGGACTTCGATCGGGATGCCGAGTTGTTCGGCGATGATGCCTGCATAGTCGGCGCTCAGGCCTTCGTAGTCACGTTGGCTGATGTTGATCTCGAAGGGCGGGTAATCAGGCCGCGAGCTGCCCAGCACCAGGTGGCCGCGCCGCTGCAGCCATTGGCGGTCCTGGTCGTCCAGTTGCATGGGCGCTGCGGCGCTGATCGAGCGCGCGAGCAACTGCCGTGGTTCGCTGTCGGCAAACACGCCGGTGGAGCCGGCCAGGCCGATGATCAGCAGGATGCTCGCCAGCAGGCGCTTCATGGCAACCTGGCTCAGTTGACGCTGTTGCGCTTGGCCAGATCGACCATTTCCACCAACGACTCGGTCTTGAGCTTCTCCATGATGCGGCCCCGATAGGTGCTGATGGTTTTGGCGCTGAGGTTCATGCAGGTGCCGATGTTCTTGTTGTTTTCACCGCGAGCAAGGCGTCGCAGCACTTCCATTTCGCGGTTGGACAGGCTGCCCAGGCGTGTTGGTTCGCTTTCCAGCGAATTGCTGTTGACCGACATCTGCGGGAAGGTCGAATAGCCTTTGACCAGGGCTTTGAGTGCAAACAGCAGGGCCTCATGGTCTTCGTCCTTGGTGACGAAGGCACCGATGCCGGCATCCAGGCAGCGTCTTACGTACAGGTCGGTGGCTTGCCCGGTCAGCACCATGATCTTGGGCACTGGCTCCAGACACTGAAGCCGTTTGATGACCTCCATGCCGTCCAGGCCGGGTAGTCCGATGTCCAGCAGAACGACGTCCGGGCGCAGTTCGCGCGCCACCTGGGCCACCTCATTGCCATTGCCGACTTCGCCAACGACGTGAAAACGCTCCCGCTCAAGCAGCAGGCGCAAGGACAGTCGGACAATAGGGTGGTCGTCGACGATCAGGACGGTTGTCATCAAGAAAACTCCTGTAGGGATGTGGTCCGCTTCCTGGAACACTCAGGAATACGTCTGCAAGTGGGTTTATCGGAAGCGCTGCAAGATACGACCATTCCCCAGGTTTGGTAATGCCGAGTATAGAGTTGTTGATTAACCCTGTGCGAGTTGTTGAAAATTCCTACAAAAAACAGGGATAGACACCGCCCGCTCGACGTGGCGATGCCTATTTTCGCAAGGCCGCTACGCGCAGTCGGTGTGGGATTTGAGCACGCGCAGGGTCGAGGCGGGGTTGTTGGCCAGCGCTTGGCCGACCCGTGTCGGGCGTGTCAGCAACTGGCCAGAACAGTTCGGGCAGCGGCCGTGCAGGCGGGTGTCGGCACAGGTACGGCAGAACGTGCATTCGAACGAGCAGATCAACGCGTCCGGGCTATCGCCCGGCAGGTCGGCGTCGCAACACTCACAATTGGGTCGTAGCTCCAGCATTGGCATGGCTCCTGTTTGCACACGGGAGCCTGGAGTCTGCTACGCCAGTGCCAAGGCTGGCAATGCTCAGTCGCCAGGGCGATAGAGGTGCGCGTGCCCGGCTCGGTACAGGGCCGACTCGGCGAACGGCGTGTCCCCCAGCACATGGCCCACGAGTATCAGCGCGGTACGGCGAAAATCCTTCAACGCCACGCGTTCGACGATATCGTCAAGGGTGCCGCGCACCCAATCCTGGTCCGGCCAGGTGGCGCGATGGACGACGGCAACCGGGCATTGCGGGCCATAGTGGGGTAACAGTTCACTGACAATACGCGGCAGGTGCTTCACGCCCAGGTGGATGGCCAAGGTGCTGCCATGGCGCGCCAGATCGCCCAGTTGCTCGCCAGGCGGCATCGGCGAGGTGTCGCCAAAGCGGGTGAGAATCACGGTTTGCGACACTTGCGGCAGGGTCAGCTCGCAGCCCAGCAGGGCCGCACTGGCGGCGGTGGCGGTGACGCCCGGGATGATCTGATAATCGATGCCCAGCTCACGCAGGTGGCGGATCTGCTCGCCGATCGCGCCATATAGGCTGGGGTCGCCGCTGTGGACGCGGGCCACGTCCTGGCCTTGTGCGTGTGCCGTGCGCATGGCGCTGATGATCTGCTCCAGGTGCAGTTCGGCGCTGTTGATCACGGTCTCGGCCTGGTGCCCTTCGAGCACGGCAGCGGGTACCAGGGAGCCGGCGTAGATGATTACCGGGCACTGGCGGATCAAGCGCTGGCCCTTGACCGTGATCAGTTCCGGATCGCCGGGGCCGGCGCCGATGAAGTAGACCGTCATGGAAAGTCCTTGCAATAAAAGGGATGCGGCGATTATCGCCCGCAGGCCAGGGCGAGGGTAGCCGGGCCGAGCACCTGGCGTGTAACCCGCAGCTTGGCAGTGCCAAGGTGCTGGCTGGCCATGGCCAACGCCGCGCTTTCTGCGACGCCCCAGCAACCGCTGTGCGCGTGGGCGACGGCCGAGCGATGGCTGAGCAGGGGCTCAAAGGGCAGCAGTTGCCGGGCATCGTACAGCAGCAGCGGCAGGCCAAAGCGTTTGGCAAGTTCCTGCAGGCCGGGTTCGTCGGCCTTCAAGGTGATGCTGGCGATACCGCGCAGTGCAGACAGCGCCAGACCATGGTCATTCAAGGCCTGGCGCAGCAGGGTTTCGAGGGTGTCCGCCGGGCAGCCCCGGCGGCAGCCGAAGCCGGCGTACAGCGCCGGCATCGAGGGGTGCAGCGCCATCAAGCCTGGCTGGAGCGGCGGTACAGCCACGCGCTAAGCAGGCCCAGGGCCACCCAGAAGGCCGCGTTGGTCAGCCAGGAGGCAATCTTGAATTGGGCTTCCAGGGCCTCGGGGGCGAGGCTTTGATGAACCTCGGGTTGCGGTGCACCAAACACATGCGGCAGTACCAGCAACACGGCGCCCAGCGCCTTCAGCAGCCAGTGGCGGGCAAACACCAACAGCGCCAGGCCTAGGGCGGTGGTACTTGCGGTGCCGACCCACCAAGCTTGGCGTTGCCCCAGGTCGGCGGCAGCGGTGCCCGGTAGCTCAGGCGGCAGGCCCAGGGTAGGCGCCAGGCAGAACACGGCAAACCCCGCCAGGCCCCACAAGGCGCCGGTGCCCACGCGCTTCGGCTCACGCAGGCTGTACAAGGCGACGAGTATCAGCGCGAAGCCGACTGCGACCACCAGGTTGCCACCGGTGGTGGACAGGATGCGCTGCCAGCCATCCTCAGGCGACCAGGCTTCTTCGCTGTGTTCATGGGCACCAGCGCCGTGCTCATGATGCTCGGCGGCCGGTGCGGCGGACTCGTAGGTTTCCGCTTCAAGAATCAATGGAGCAACCCAGAAGCTTTGCAGCAGGGTCAACAGCAAGGCGGCAAGCAGCCCGCTGAAGCCCGCGGTACGGGCAATGCGCGTGATCATGGGGCGTACTCAGTGGCAGGGGAAGGCGGCGCTGTGACGGGTGTCGTGGGCCGCATTGTGGACGGCCTCGATGTGCGAGAAGCCGGCAAAATAGACCAGGCACAGGCCCAGCAGGCTGGCGCCGACGGCGATGACGACACGCTGACTGAGGGTGACGGGGGTGGCAATGCTGTGTTTGGCGCTGGTGACGGGCATGACGCGTTCCTCTGCTTTTTGTGGGCAACGGGCAAGCGCGGCAGCCCCGAACGTGATCCGCCCAGGGGAATGCGACAGCGCCCGCCCACCGCGGGGTGTTCATGAACGCCAGGCCGGTCTCCGGGCTCACGAGGAGGAGCAGGGCTCCTGAAAAGCGCCCCTTCCCATACCAGATGACGCGGCACAGTGGTCTAGACGCTTCGCTCGCTTACCGTTGCGGGGGCAGCACCGGCTTTGTCGTGCCCTGGTCGAGGGCTTGCGACGCACCGATTTCCCGTTTCACCCCCTGAGGGGCACCTGAACGCGAGGCATTAGGAGACCACGAGGCAGGTTTTCCGTCAATTGCACAGCGGTATGCGCGTGAAAAGTATTTCAGAAATTGTAGGCCAGCAATTTTCGGGTTTTGCAGTGCCTGTGAGCTCGAGCGCCGCCCGCTCGGCGCTTGAGCTCACAGGCGGCAAAAGAGTCCCGCCATGCCCTAAGCTGTCCGCGCGCTACGCCCAGCCTCCCGCTGCGCCACCAACCCGCGAATCCGTGGAATCAGTTCCTGCCCATACTCCACCGCATCGCGCAACTGATCGAACCCGCGGAACAGGAAGGTGCTAACCCCCAGCTCGTAGTACGCCAGTGCCGCCTCAGCCACCTGGTCCGCTGTCCCTACCAGCGACGTCGAGTTGCCCGCACCGCCGCCCAAAGCGGCAATCTCGGTCCACAGCCGGGTGTCATGCACCTTGCGCTGGCTGGCCAGTTGCACCAGGCGCTCTGAGCCGGCGTTGCTTTTGCCAAAGTTCTTCTCGCGGCGGTTGCCCTGGCGGATGCCGATGCGCGTCTGGGCATCGGCCAGAATGCGTTCGGCGCGGGCCCAGGCTTCTTCCTCGGTAGCCCCCAGAATCGGCCGCAGCGAAAGGCTGAAGCGAATGTGCTGTTCACGCCCATAACGGGCTGCAGCCTTGCGCACCTTGGCAATACGCTCGCGAACCTGCTCCAGCGGCTCGCCCCACATCATGTAGACGTCGGCATGCTTGGCGGCCACTTCGACTGCGGCGTCTGACGCGCCGGAGAAGTAGATT
The sequence above is drawn from the Pseudomonas putida genome and encodes:
- a CDS encoding recombinase family protein, translating into MTSANPLPRAFAEVFQGDETINVYSYIRFSSKAQKLGFGEMRQLDQLKRFFDQYPQARQVEHYEDLGVSAFKGKNLKSGQLARFVERIKAKEILPNALLLVESFDRISRMGGYDALELIISIIQADCAIYTLFDNRLYSRRKRDSSVDISLIQNILERANDESRNKSERISDAKARNLLKGENGQIITKRCPFWISYVDGEFVLNEHAEAVKRATELCFEMGARTTAQELNKLNFSKKYTESMIGKVLRQPAIYGSFIAMEWDDLGKPVQIKKEIKNYYPAVISESDFHRIGAKLSQRQDPKLAGRKAAEFKNILRGLVFCACGSGFRYHAQKSQYVDLVCSASLAGRCSYAEPGKGVRYRYARVEEIFLAYQALIPFHQIIAKSNDIKALEKEHEELTGLVIQKGQALESNFAILEKASETAQKYVLSRIEEVSEELDQLKAKQHEVGLRISSMHLATKSAISVMDIYKLLLTESGRIKINNFLVSQAVRVSITPIKKKYFAIDIHLSGNHIDRISVTPDGYTAENKTRL
- a CDS encoding response regulator transcription factor, with translation MTTVLIVDDHPIVRLSLRLLLERERFHVVGEVGNGNEVAQVARELRPDVVLLDIGLPGLDGMEVIKRLQCLEPVPKIMVLTGQATDLYVRRCLDAGIGAFVTKDEDHEALLFALKALVKGYSTFPQMSVNSNSLESEPTRLGSLSNREMEVLRRLARGENNKNIGTCMNLSAKTISTYRGRIMEKLKTESLVEMVDLAKRNSVN
- a CDS encoding DUF1272 domain-containing protein, translating into MLELRPNCECCDADLPGDSPDALICSFECTFCRTCADTRLHGRCPNCSGQLLTRPTRVGQALANNPASTLRVLKSHTDCA
- the cobM gene encoding precorrin-4 C(11)-methyltransferase translates to MTVYFIGAGPGDPELITVKGQRLIRQCPVIIYAGSLVPAAVLEGHQAETVINSAELHLEQIISAMRTAHAQGQDVARVHSGDPSLYGAIGEQIRHLRELGIDYQIIPGVTATAASAALLGCELTLPQVSQTVILTRFGDTSPMPPGEQLGDLARHGSTLAIHLGVKHLPRIVSELLPHYGPQCPVAVVHRATWPDQDWVRGTLDDIVERVALKDFRRTALILVGHVLGDTPFAESALYRAGHAHLYRPGD
- a CDS encoding cobalamin biosynthesis protein, whose protein sequence is MPALYAGFGCRRGCPADTLETLLRQALNDHGLALSALRGIASITLKADEPGLQELAKRFGLPLLLYDARQLLPFEPLLSHRSAVAHAHSGCWGVAESAALAMASQHLGTAKLRVTRQVLGPATLALACGR
- a CDS encoding CbtA family protein, yielding MITRIARTAGFSGLLAALLLTLLQSFWVAPLILEAETYESAAPAAEHHEHGAGAHEHSEEAWSPEDGWQRILSTTGGNLVVAVGFALILVALYSLREPKRVGTGALWGLAGFAVFCLAPTLGLPPELPGTAAADLGQRQAWWVGTASTTALGLALLVFARHWLLKALGAVLLVLPHVFGAPQPEVHQSLAPEALEAQFKIASWLTNAAFWVALGLLSAWLYRRSSQA
- a CDS encoding CbtB domain-containing protein — its product is MPVTSAKHSIATPVTLSQRVVIAVGASLLGLCLVYFAGFSHIEAVHNAAHDTRHSAAFPCH
- a CDS encoding LLM class flavin-dependent oxidoreductase, whose translation is MSLEFIGLIGPQESSESQAPRGPLVDLEFIKAFSQAQEYGGFDKALLAVNTSAPDSMILASYVAALTERIGLLVAHRPGFQAPTFAARQFATLDQLSQGRASINVITGGDSGDLQRDGDFLDKEARYARTDEYLQVLRNTWTRQEPFDHQGIHYRVEDNLTLVKPVQHLPIYFSGASDAAVEVAAKHADVYMMWGEPLEQVRERIAKVRKAAARYGREQHIRFSLSLRPILGATEEEAWARAERILADAQTRIGIRQGNRREKNFGKSNAGSERLVQLASQRKVHDTRLWTEIAALGGGAGNSTSLVGTADQVAEAALAYYELGVSTFLFRGFDQLRDAVEYGQELIPRIRGLVAQREAGRSARTA